A window from Mycolicibacterium tokaiense encodes these proteins:
- a CDS encoding ATP-binding cassette domain-containing protein, protein MSEPLLSIEDLVVEYPVPGGVFRALDSVSLSVERGACLAVVGESGCGKSTLAKAIVRLVRPASGTICIDGVDIAAMSERKLRPFRSRIQMVFQDPYGSLDPHLNAVDIVAEPLRLRGVRSRRDREARAAKLIDQVGLPSSALRRKPAEFSGGQRQRIGIARALASEPELLVCDEATSALDVSVQAQVLDLLRDIKRDTGLTYVFISHNLGVVREISDTIVVMRSGGIVESGSTAQVLTHPSQPYTVALRAAALDPTTMTGIKPRDVVSRLTTAVQGAA, encoded by the coding sequence ATGAGCGAACCATTGCTAAGCATCGAGGATCTGGTGGTCGAGTACCCGGTGCCCGGCGGGGTGTTCCGGGCGCTGGATTCGGTGAGCCTGAGCGTCGAACGCGGCGCCTGCCTGGCCGTGGTGGGCGAATCCGGCTGCGGCAAGTCCACTCTGGCCAAGGCCATCGTGCGGTTGGTGCGCCCGGCGTCGGGCACGATCTGCATCGACGGTGTGGACATCGCCGCGATGTCGGAACGCAAACTGCGCCCGTTCCGCTCCCGCATCCAGATGGTGTTCCAGGACCCCTACGGCTCGCTGGACCCCCACCTCAACGCCGTCGACATCGTGGCCGAACCGCTGCGGCTGCGCGGGGTGCGCAGCCGGCGCGACCGCGAGGCCCGGGCGGCGAAGCTGATCGACCAGGTGGGCCTACCCAGCAGCGCGCTGCGCCGCAAGCCGGCCGAGTTCTCCGGCGGCCAGCGCCAGCGCATCGGCATCGCCCGCGCCCTGGCCAGCGAGCCGGAGCTGCTGGTGTGCGACGAGGCCACCAGCGCCCTCGACGTGTCGGTGCAGGCCCAGGTGCTCGACCTGCTGCGCGACATCAAACGCGACACCGGCCTGACCTACGTCTTCATCTCCCACAACCTCGGGGTGGTCCGCGAGATCAGCGATACCATCGTGGTCATGCGTTCCGGCGGTATTGTCGAATCCGGTTCCACCGCACAGGTTCTGACGCACCCCAGCCAGCCGTACACCGTGGCGCTGCGGGCCGCGGCGCTGGATCCCACCACCATGACCGGAATCAAACCGCGCGACGTGGTGTCGCGCCTGACCACCGCAGTCCAAGGAGCAGCCTGA
- a CDS encoding aldo/keto reductase, with product MPELDFTRPVLGTMTFGDTVTADVAAQMVDAALAAGITHIDTANGYAGGEAERILADVLRGRRDQVTVATKAGIPHPDADGHAPLSPVGLRASVEGSLRRLDTERVDLFYLHQPDRATPLHETLSTVAQLVEEGKIGALGVSNYAAWQIAEINHLADQVGAPRPVVAQQVYNLLARRIEDEYAEFAAVTGLITMVYNPLGGGLLTGRHSFDADPAEGRFGDSRLAAMYKQRYWNTTVFDALSQLAVLADKAGLPMTELALRWLVSKPVAGPLLLGGSKVSHLENNIAAINAGPLDADLVAECDDIGAALRGTMPNYNR from the coding sequence ATGCCCGAGCTCGACTTCACCCGCCCGGTTCTGGGCACCATGACCTTCGGAGACACGGTCACCGCCGACGTCGCCGCCCAGATGGTGGACGCCGCCCTGGCCGCCGGCATCACCCACATCGACACCGCCAACGGCTACGCCGGCGGCGAGGCCGAACGGATCCTGGCCGACGTGCTGCGGGGCCGTCGCGATCAGGTCACCGTCGCCACCAAGGCCGGGATCCCCCACCCGGACGCCGACGGCCATGCACCGCTGTCGCCGGTCGGGTTACGCGCCAGCGTCGAGGGCAGCCTGCGCCGCCTGGACACCGAACGGGTGGACCTGTTCTACCTGCACCAGCCCGACCGCGCCACCCCGCTGCACGAAACCCTTTCCACCGTTGCGCAACTGGTGGAGGAGGGCAAGATCGGCGCGCTCGGGGTGTCCAACTACGCCGCCTGGCAGATCGCCGAGATCAATCACCTGGCCGACCAGGTGGGCGCACCCCGGCCGGTGGTGGCCCAGCAGGTCTACAACCTGCTGGCCCGCCGCATCGAAGACGAGTACGCCGAATTCGCCGCCGTCACCGGGCTGATCACCATGGTGTACAACCCGCTGGGGGGCGGGCTGCTCACCGGCAGGCACAGCTTCGACGCCGACCCCGCCGAGGGCCGCTTCGGCGACTCCCGGCTGGCGGCGATGTACAAGCAACGCTATTGGAACACCACCGTTTTCGACGCCCTGTCCCAGCTGGCGGTCCTGGCCGACAAGGCCGGGCTGCCGATGACCGAACTGGCGCTGCGGTGGCTGGTCAGCAAGCCGGTGGCCGGCCCGCTGCTGCTGGGCGGATCCAAGGTGAGCCACCTGGAGAACAACATCGCCGCCATCAACGCCGGACCGCTGGACGCCGACCTGGTGGCCGAGTGTGACGACATCGGTGCCGCGCTGCGTGGCACCATGCCGAACTACAACCGCTAG
- a CDS encoding HpcH/HpaI aldolase family protein — translation MTASDFAARLRRRERLIGYWSVLDSPVSTEWLAHVGYDYLALDMQHGLIGYSGMVAGLTAIDAAHGPVGLIRVEANNPTPIGRALDAGAAGIIVPLVNTADEAADAVNAATYPPAGIRSYGPMRSQLRIGPVPAIADADTVVLAMIETPQGLANVESICATPGLAGVYVGPSDLRLAVGGAHPQDPAVDDEFEAALVRVRDAAAAAGVAAGIHTPDGATAARRLGEGFTFASIASDLTHLKQAAAAHLKAATGG, via the coding sequence ATGACCGCGAGTGACTTCGCCGCCCGCCTGCGCCGCCGCGAGCGCCTGATCGGCTACTGGTCGGTGCTGGACTCCCCGGTGTCCACCGAGTGGCTGGCCCACGTGGGCTATGACTACCTGGCGCTGGACATGCAGCACGGGCTGATCGGCTACTCCGGCATGGTCGCGGGGCTGACCGCCATCGACGCCGCGCACGGGCCCGTCGGCCTGATCCGGGTGGAGGCCAACAACCCCACCCCGATCGGGCGGGCGCTCGACGCCGGCGCGGCCGGGATCATCGTGCCGCTGGTCAACACCGCTGACGAGGCCGCCGACGCCGTGAACGCCGCCACCTATCCGCCGGCCGGGATCCGGTCCTACGGCCCCATGCGCTCACAGCTGCGCATCGGCCCCGTCCCCGCGATCGCCGATGCCGACACCGTGGTGCTGGCCATGATCGAGACACCGCAGGGCCTGGCCAACGTCGAAAGCATCTGCGCGACACCGGGTCTGGCCGGGGTGTACGTCGGGCCGTCGGATCTGCGGCTGGCTGTCGGCGGTGCCCACCCGCAGGACCCCGCCGTGGACGACGAGTTCGAGGCGGCCCTGGTGCGGGTACGCGACGCCGCCGCCGCGGCCGGGGTGGCTGCCGGCATCCACACCCCCGACGGCGCCACCGCCGCCCGCCGCCTCGGCGAGGGCTTCACCTTCGCGTCGATCGCCTCGGACCTGACGCACCTCAAGCAGGCTGCTGCCGCGCATCTGAAGGCCGCCACCGGGGGTTGA
- a CDS encoding NAD(P)/FAD-dependent oxidoreductase, with amino-acid sequence MKDVLVLGGGFAGVWSAAGAVRLARSVGNDDLRVRLISTGDDMVIRPRLYERNPDKMRVSLDSLLGPIGVNRMNARVEFIDVTAQMVSARDHDGTPVTAIYDRLVLATGSQLNRPTFPGSAHVFDIDTVEAATALDAHLHRLPRLDQQGRYTAVVVGAGFTGVEIATELVGRLREIAGTDVRVVLVELADVPGPELGHAPRPFIVDALTELGVELRLGRTPIAATTDTVTLDDGEMIPAATVVWTVGMAASPLTAQIPGERDRFGRLLVDEYLRVTPTVYAAGDTAAAIADDGHPTIQSCQHAQPMGKYAGHNVAADLLGLPMLPFTADPYSNCLDLGAAGALMTVGWDRVVDKAGAQAKAMKQAINTQWIYPPIDSADALLAKAGHFSNSA; translated from the coding sequence ATGAAGGACGTGCTGGTTCTCGGTGGTGGCTTCGCCGGGGTGTGGAGCGCCGCCGGCGCGGTCCGCCTGGCCCGCTCGGTGGGCAACGACGACCTGCGCGTCCGCCTGATCAGCACCGGCGACGACATGGTGATCCGGCCGCGCCTCTACGAGCGCAACCCGGACAAGATGCGCGTCAGCCTGGACAGCCTGCTGGGCCCCATCGGAGTCAACCGGATGAATGCCCGCGTCGAGTTCATCGACGTCACCGCCCAGATGGTCAGCGCCCGCGACCATGACGGAACACCCGTCACCGCGATCTACGACCGGCTGGTGCTGGCCACCGGCAGCCAGCTCAACCGACCGACCTTCCCCGGGTCGGCCCACGTCTTCGACATCGACACCGTCGAGGCCGCCACCGCCCTGGATGCACATCTGCACCGGCTCCCCCGGCTCGACCAACAGGGCCGCTACACCGCCGTTGTGGTGGGCGCCGGCTTCACCGGCGTGGAGATCGCCACCGAGTTGGTCGGCCGGCTGCGCGAGATCGCCGGGACCGACGTCCGCGTCGTCCTGGTCGAACTCGCCGACGTCCCGGGTCCTGAACTCGGACACGCCCCGAGGCCCTTCATCGTCGACGCGCTCACCGAGCTGGGCGTCGAGCTGCGCCTGGGCCGCACCCCGATCGCAGCCACCACCGATACGGTGACCCTGGACGACGGCGAGATGATCCCGGCCGCCACCGTGGTCTGGACCGTCGGCATGGCCGCCAGCCCCCTGACCGCGCAGATCCCTGGTGAGCGGGACCGGTTCGGCCGCCTGCTCGTCGATGAGTACCTGCGCGTGACACCCACGGTCTACGCCGCCGGCGACACCGCCGCCGCGATCGCCGATGACGGCCATCCCACCATCCAGAGCTGCCAGCACGCGCAGCCGATGGGCAAGTACGCCGGCCACAACGTCGCCGCGGACCTCCTCGGACTGCCGATGCTGCCGTTCACCGCCGACCCGTACAGCAACTGCCTCGACCTCGGCGCCGCCGGCGCGCTCATGACGGTGGGCTGGGACCGGGTCGTCGACAAAGCCGGTGCGCAAGCCAAAGCGATGAAACAGGCCATCAACACGCAGTGGATCTACCCGCCCATCGACTCCGCCGACGCTCTGCTCGCCAAAGCCGGCCACTTCAGCAACAGCGCCTAG
- a CDS encoding NAD(P)/FAD-dependent oxidoreductase, which yields MSPTRIVVVGGGYAGVLAANRLRQRADVDITLVNPRPQFVERIRLHQLVAGNDDAIEDYSAVLADSVKLVVDSARRIDAAAHQVQLGSGASLDYDYLIYAVGSTAPVPPSVPGAAEFAYPLGELEAAQRLTARLADVPLQAPIVVVGGGLTGIEAASEWAEAGRNVTLVTGALGPSLARGGRKSVAKQLKKLGVTVVENATVTQVDKDRVILRDGTQLPSAATVWTAGFGVPTLAADSGLRTDRLGRLLTDETLTSVDDPTIIAAGDAASPSGVPLRMSCQLAMPLASHAADTLLARLDGTKPKDLNPASVGQCISVGRHGGTIQMSHFNDEALPMHLGGHLAATIKESVCKGTVSFLAKEARKPGSYFWPKGGKRQKNLRKGTASV from the coding sequence ATGTCCCCAACCAGGATCGTGGTCGTCGGCGGCGGATACGCCGGCGTCCTGGCCGCCAACCGCCTGCGCCAACGCGCCGACGTCGACATCACACTGGTCAATCCGCGGCCTCAGTTCGTCGAACGGATCCGCCTGCACCAGTTGGTCGCCGGCAATGACGACGCCATCGAGGACTACTCGGCGGTGCTCGCCGACTCGGTGAAGCTGGTGGTCGACAGCGCCCGACGCATCGATGCCGCTGCCCACCAGGTGCAGCTGGGATCAGGAGCGTCCCTCGATTATGACTACCTGATCTACGCCGTCGGCAGTACCGCCCCCGTGCCGCCGTCGGTGCCCGGCGCCGCCGAGTTCGCCTACCCACTCGGTGAATTGGAGGCAGCGCAACGCCTGACCGCGCGACTGGCCGATGTGCCGCTGCAGGCGCCCATCGTGGTGGTCGGCGGCGGACTGACCGGAATCGAAGCGGCCTCCGAATGGGCCGAAGCCGGCCGCAACGTCACCCTCGTCACGGGTGCGCTGGGTCCGTCACTGGCCCGCGGCGGCCGCAAGTCGGTGGCCAAGCAGCTGAAGAAGCTCGGGGTCACGGTTGTCGAGAACGCCACCGTCACGCAGGTGGACAAAGACCGCGTCATCCTGCGCGACGGCACGCAGCTGCCGAGCGCTGCCACCGTGTGGACCGCCGGCTTCGGTGTCCCCACCCTGGCGGCCGACAGCGGTCTGCGCACCGACCGGCTGGGTCGGCTGCTCACCGACGAGACCCTCACCAGCGTCGACGATCCCACGATCATCGCCGCCGGCGACGCGGCCTCCCCCTCCGGTGTCCCGTTGCGAATGAGCTGCCAGCTGGCCATGCCCCTGGCCTCCCACGCCGCCGACACCCTCTTGGCGCGCCTCGACGGCACGAAGCCCAAAGACCTGAACCCGGCCTCGGTGGGTCAGTGCATCAGCGTGGGCCGCCACGGCGGCACCATCCAGATGTCGCACTTCAACGACGAAGCCCTGCCGATGCACCTCGGCGGCCACCTGGCCGCCACCATCAAGGAATCGGTGTGCAAGGGCACGGTGTCGTTCCTGGCCAAGGAGGCCCGCAAACCGGGCAGCTACTTCTGGCCCAAAGGTGGTAAGCGGCAGAAGAATCTGAGGAAAGGGACAGCCAGTGTCTGA
- a CDS encoding cupin domain-containing protein yields the protein MKAMTVIQSVTPPHIPDGADAMTAIIEWGPGDKGAPPHRHPGGPCFGYVLEGEMLFELEGEAPRVIRAGEAFWEPGGDVIHYSDGNNRDDIPLRFLVTMLCQPGVDMFVLVDDAELDERKDRRFQEGQK from the coding sequence ATGAAAGCCATGACCGTCATCCAGTCGGTCACACCACCCCACATCCCCGACGGTGCGGACGCGATGACCGCCATCATCGAATGGGGCCCCGGCGACAAAGGCGCGCCGCCGCACCGCCACCCCGGCGGACCGTGTTTCGGTTACGTCCTCGAAGGCGAGATGCTCTTCGAACTCGAAGGTGAGGCGCCGCGGGTCATTCGAGCCGGAGAAGCGTTCTGGGAGCCCGGTGGCGACGTCATCCACTACTCCGACGGCAACAACCGCGACGACATCCCACTCCGATTCCTCGTCACCATGCTCTGTCAGCCGGGCGTGGACATGTTTGTCCTCGTCGACGACGCTGAACTCGACGAACGCAAAGACCGCCGCTTCCAGGAGGGACAGAAATGA
- a CDS encoding SDR family oxidoreductase produces MKITIMGATGQIGSQVVELLTAAGHDVNAASRSSGVDAVAGEGVATAFAGADVVVDVLNSPTLEPGPALDFFTNSATTLLGEAAKANVAHYVLLSIVGVGSIDADGYLRGKHLQEELVANSGVPYTIVRATQFHEFTAGIAESLVVDGVVHAPDAMIQPVSAAEVAGVVARVATEAPRNGVLNFGGPEKMSFADLARTVFATQGKDLQVIVDPQATYFGVPVQQHSLVTGDGAELGTTRLSEWLRR; encoded by the coding sequence ATGAAGATCACGATCATGGGCGCCACCGGCCAGATCGGCAGCCAGGTTGTCGAGTTGCTCACCGCCGCAGGCCACGACGTCAACGCAGCTTCCCGGTCCTCGGGGGTGGATGCGGTCGCCGGAGAGGGGGTGGCGACCGCATTCGCCGGGGCCGACGTGGTGGTCGACGTCCTGAACTCCCCCACCCTGGAACCCGGCCCGGCGCTGGACTTCTTCACCAACTCGGCCACCACCCTGCTCGGCGAGGCTGCCAAGGCGAATGTGGCGCACTACGTGCTGCTGTCCATCGTCGGTGTCGGGAGCATCGACGCCGACGGCTACCTGCGCGGCAAGCACCTGCAGGAGGAACTGGTGGCCAACTCCGGCGTGCCCTACACCATCGTGCGGGCCACCCAGTTCCACGAATTCACCGCAGGAATCGCCGAATCACTGGTGGTCGACGGTGTGGTGCACGCACCGGATGCGATGATCCAGCCGGTTTCTGCAGCCGAGGTCGCGGGCGTGGTCGCGCGGGTGGCCACGGAGGCGCCGCGCAACGGCGTGCTGAATTTCGGTGGCCCGGAGAAGATGTCGTTCGCCGACCTGGCTCGCACCGTGTTCGCCACGCAGGGCAAGGATCTGCAGGTGATTGTCGATCCGCAGGCCACCTACTTCGGGGTCCCGGTCCAGCAGCACAGTCTGGTCACCGGCGACGGCGCCGAGCTGGGCACCACACGGCTCTCGGAGTGGCTGCGGCGATGA
- a CDS encoding SDR family NAD(P)-dependent oxidoreductase, which translates to MSELEGRTALVTGGSAGIGFATARRLVDAGASVIITGRNPQRGERARDSLGPAAQFVAVDMADPAGVERLAREHEPDILVNNAARFPAALTVDQDENDFGHTFATNVRGLYFLVAATVPTMIRRGGGAIVNVTSMVASKGVPGASVYSASKAAVEQLTRTWAVEFGPHHIRVNNVAPGPTSTEGVAAEWGETNDELGRALPLGRTADPAEIAEAIYFLASPRASFITGTTLHVDGGGTAV; encoded by the coding sequence ATGAGCGAACTGGAAGGCCGCACCGCACTGGTCACCGGCGGTAGCGCCGGAATCGGTTTCGCTACGGCCCGACGGCTGGTCGACGCGGGCGCCTCGGTGATCATCACGGGGCGCAATCCGCAACGCGGAGAACGGGCCCGGGACAGCCTCGGACCGGCGGCACAGTTCGTTGCGGTGGACATGGCCGACCCGGCCGGGGTGGAGCGGCTGGCCCGCGAACACGAACCCGACATCCTGGTCAACAACGCCGCACGCTTCCCGGCGGCCCTCACTGTCGACCAGGACGAGAACGACTTCGGGCACACCTTCGCCACCAACGTGCGCGGGCTCTACTTCCTGGTGGCCGCAACGGTGCCCACCATGATCCGCCGCGGTGGCGGCGCCATCGTCAACGTCACCTCCATGGTGGCGTCCAAAGGTGTTCCGGGCGCCTCGGTGTACAGCGCGTCCAAAGCCGCGGTAGAGCAGTTGACCCGGACGTGGGCCGTCGAGTTCGGCCCGCACCACATCCGGGTCAACAACGTCGCGCCCGGACCGACCAGCACCGAGGGGGTCGCCGCCGAATGGGGCGAGACCAACGACGAACTCGGGCGCGCCTTGCCGCTGGGACGCACGGCGGATCCCGCCGAGATCGCCGAGGCCATCTACTTCCTGGCCTCGCCGCGCGCCAGCTTCATCACCGGAACCACCCTGCACGTCGACGGCGGCGGCACCGCCGTCTGA
- a CDS encoding nitroreductase — protein MDFDDVVLRRHSSRMFLPDKPVPQELLEEALTLAMRAPSNSNVQPWRLFLASGARRERLGAALAKEVRTTPPPNLGLPESHSHLRRELGALLYGAMGVARDDSAGRWNAQLRNWDFFHAPVAGIVCMHRDLGLPDAIGVGMFLQTLLLALTERGLDSCVQVSTALYPDVVRQHLDIPDDLTVLCGICIGYADPAFAANSINTPRNPVTENVVFLDD, from the coding sequence ATGGACTTCGACGACGTGGTGCTGCGCAGGCACTCCTCGCGGATGTTCCTGCCGGACAAACCCGTACCGCAGGAACTACTGGAGGAGGCGCTGACGCTGGCCATGCGCGCACCCTCGAACTCCAATGTCCAACCCTGGCGGCTGTTCCTGGCCTCGGGCGCCCGACGCGAACGCCTGGGCGCCGCGCTGGCCAAGGAAGTGCGCACCACGCCGCCGCCGAATCTCGGTCTGCCCGAGTCGCACAGCCATCTGCGCCGTGAGCTGGGTGCGCTGCTGTACGGCGCCATGGGGGTGGCCCGCGACGACAGCGCCGGCCGCTGGAACGCCCAGCTGCGCAACTGGGACTTCTTCCACGCGCCGGTGGCCGGCATCGTCTGCATGCACCGCGATCTGGGCCTGCCCGACGCCATCGGCGTGGGCATGTTCCTGCAGACGCTGCTGTTGGCGCTGACCGAACGCGGCCTCGACAGTTGTGTGCAGGTCTCCACCGCCCTCTACCCGGACGTGGTACGCCAACACCTGGACATCCCCGACGACCTGACGGTCCTGTGCGGCATCTGCATCGGGTATGCCGACCCCGCGTTCGCCGCCAACAGCATCAACACCCCGCGCAACCCAGTGACCGAGAACGTCGTCTTTCTCGACGACTGA
- a CDS encoding ATP-binding protein — MDDALLLPTGSLKDELRTVFLFQFLTEEQLDALCGNGRCTTAAAGTVCREGEPAQFFYVLLDGGDVVVSKRSGDNDVELHRTSERGTYFGAISDAVQVYDVSVRVTRPSRLFVVDAGFFTQFTRAVWPVAVHLLESSVTGGLRQRQLLGLQEKQHALATITAGLTHQLNNPAAAAVRAVADLRDSMAEAHRHLGVLARTAPQALSGVLAIQDEISALLATEVTLTPLETADREDALDDWFTDHGIADGWRFASTFVEAGLDAGWLDRIAAATPGSLPSAVCWLRHIIDIEMRTREIAEATARISTLVDGAKPYSQMDRGPYQCIDIHEMLRSTVLMFGDKIAMAGKAVTLIKDLDHTLPELHCYPADLNQVWTNLIDNALYAMNGRGTLTVRTRREGDAMIRVEICDDGPGIPVDIIDRIFNPFFTTKPVGEGPGLGLDLAWRIVVDRHGGHISVQSVPGDTRFIVCLPLEAPAPTAS; from the coding sequence ATGGACGACGCACTGTTACTGCCCACCGGCAGCCTCAAAGACGAACTGCGCACCGTCTTCCTGTTCCAGTTCCTCACCGAGGAGCAGCTGGATGCGCTGTGCGGCAATGGCCGCTGCACCACGGCTGCGGCAGGGACGGTATGCCGCGAAGGGGAGCCGGCGCAGTTCTTCTACGTGCTGCTCGACGGCGGTGACGTGGTGGTGTCGAAGCGCTCCGGCGACAACGATGTCGAACTGCACCGGACATCCGAACGCGGAACGTATTTCGGCGCGATCTCCGATGCGGTCCAGGTGTACGACGTGTCGGTGCGGGTGACGCGGCCGTCGCGCCTGTTCGTCGTCGACGCCGGGTTCTTCACGCAGTTCACCCGGGCGGTGTGGCCGGTGGCGGTCCACCTGCTCGAGAGCAGCGTCACCGGCGGTCTGCGACAGCGTCAGCTGCTGGGGCTGCAGGAGAAGCAGCACGCGCTGGCGACCATCACGGCGGGACTCACCCATCAGCTCAACAACCCTGCGGCGGCCGCCGTGCGGGCTGTGGCCGACCTGCGCGACAGCATGGCCGAAGCGCACCGCCATCTCGGGGTCCTTGCGCGGACTGCTCCGCAGGCACTGAGCGGAGTGCTCGCGATTCAGGACGAGATCAGCGCGCTGCTTGCCACCGAGGTGACGCTGACGCCGCTGGAAACCGCGGATCGTGAAGACGCCCTGGATGACTGGTTTACCGACCACGGCATCGCCGACGGTTGGCGCTTCGCCTCGACGTTCGTGGAGGCCGGACTCGACGCGGGCTGGCTGGACCGCATTGCCGCAGCCACACCGGGATCGCTGCCGAGCGCCGTCTGCTGGCTGCGCCACATCATCGACATCGAGATGCGAACCCGCGAGATCGCCGAGGCCACCGCCCGCATCTCTACGCTGGTCGACGGCGCCAAGCCCTACTCGCAGATGGACCGCGGCCCCTACCAGTGCATCGACATCCACGAGATGCTGCGCAGCACCGTGCTGATGTTCGGCGACAAGATCGCCATGGCGGGCAAGGCGGTGACCCTGATCAAGGACCTGGACCACACACTGCCCGAATTGCATTGTTATCCCGCTGATCTGAACCAGGTGTGGACCAACTTGATCGACAACGCCCTCTACGCGATGAACGGCCGCGGAACGCTGACGGTGCGCACCCGGCGCGAGGGTGATGCGATGATCCGGGTGGAAATCTGCGACGACGGTCCCGGCATCCCTGTCGACATCATCGACCGGATCTTCAACCCGTTCTTCACCACCAAACCCGTGGGTGAAGGGCCGGGGCTGGGTCTGGATCTGGCGTGGCGCATCGTCGTCGACCGGCACGGCGGCCACATCTCGGTGCAGTCAGTGCCCGGCGATACCCGCTTCATCGTGTGTCTGCCGCTGGAGGCGCCCGCCCCGACGGCGTCCTGA
- a CDS encoding SDR family NAD(P)-dependent oxidoreductase, with product MSAPELTGRTILVTGGTSAVGVATAALFAAAGAQLIISGLDARAGRAVVSDLGPGARFIAADLADLESVDHLARQVPVDILINNAAVTDVDTLGGLYFLVSAVAPCMIRHGGGAIVNVVSEGPGAVAALTRTWAAEFGGDGIRVNCVVTGVRANPLGRRAEPREIAEAILFLASPRASFITGASLLVDGGADVL from the coding sequence ATGAGCGCTCCAGAACTGACCGGGCGCACGATTTTGGTGACCGGGGGCACCTCGGCCGTGGGCGTGGCCACCGCGGCCCTGTTCGCCGCGGCCGGCGCCCAGCTCATCATCAGCGGCCTCGACGCCCGCGCCGGACGGGCTGTCGTCAGCGACCTCGGCCCCGGCGCCCGGTTCATCGCCGCGGACCTGGCCGACCTGGAGTCCGTCGACCACCTGGCCCGGCAGGTGCCCGTCGACATCCTGATCAACAACGCCGCCGTCACCGACGTCGACACCCTGGGCGGACTCTACTTCCTGGTGTCCGCCGTCGCGCCGTGCATGATCCGCCACGGCGGAGGCGCCATCGTCAACGTCGTTTCCGAGGGTCCCGGTGCCGTGGCCGCGCTGACCCGCACCTGGGCCGCAGAGTTCGGCGGCGACGGGATCCGGGTCAACTGCGTCGTCACCGGGGTCCGGGCCAATCCGCTGGGGCGGCGCGCAGAGCCGCGCGAAATCGCCGAAGCGATCCTGTTTCTCGCCTCACCGCGGGCGAGCTTCATCACCGGCGCCAGCCTGCTCGTCGACGGCGGTGCCGATGTCCTGTGA
- a CDS encoding DUF3159 domain-containing protein — MTNLLDTEPPVRSSGARQRLSALIASPDIPIIDVVGGWRGIVDAVGPNLLFLVVYLVTPDLVVSTMSALGLAVVLAAARRIAGQSVAPAVGGMILVALSGLMALAGGDGGDVFLPDLIQTGVFTVVFLLSIAVRRPLLGMLLGPLVSGRQWRTNKTLLRGYDWATALFAAAAATRTLTKLPFYFSDNVVALGVVDLLTGVPLAIAVGYLQVRVLRHAYALNARSQDIGTAVDEQAGAGDEARPR; from the coding sequence TTGACGAACCTACTCGACACCGAACCTCCGGTCCGCAGCTCCGGTGCGCGGCAGCGGCTCTCCGCGCTCATCGCCTCCCCGGACATCCCGATCATCGACGTGGTGGGCGGCTGGCGGGGGATCGTCGACGCCGTAGGTCCCAACCTGCTGTTCCTGGTGGTCTATCTCGTCACCCCGGACCTGGTGGTGTCCACGATGTCGGCGCTGGGGCTGGCGGTGGTACTGGCTGCGGCCCGCCGGATCGCGGGTCAGTCGGTGGCCCCCGCGGTCGGCGGCATGATCCTGGTGGCCCTGTCCGGGCTGATGGCTCTGGCCGGCGGCGACGGTGGTGACGTGTTCCTGCCCGACCTCATCCAGACCGGCGTCTTCACCGTCGTTTTCCTACTGTCCATCGCCGTGCGCCGGCCGCTGCTCGGAATGCTGCTGGGCCCGTTGGTGTCCGGCCGGCAGTGGCGCACCAACAAGACCCTGCTGCGAGGATACGACTGGGCCACAGCCCTTTTCGCCGCCGCCGCGGCCACCCGGACCTTGACGAAGTTGCCGTTCTACTTCAGCGACAACGTGGTGGCCCTGGGTGTGGTGGACCTGCTCACCGGTGTGCCGCTGGCGATCGCCGTCGGCTATCTCCAGGTGCGGGTGCTGCGGCACGCGTATGCACTCAATGCCCGCTCACAGGACATCGGCACCGCCGTCGACGAGCAGGCTGGCGCCGGTGATGAAGCTCGCCCGCGGTGA